In the genome of Paracoccus tegillarcae, one region contains:
- the parE gene encoding DNA topoisomerase IV subunit B yields the protein MADDLLSAADASVNSYSAASIEVLEGLEPVRKRPGMYIGGTDERALHHLVAEVLDNSMDEAVAGHATRIEIELAADFSVTIRDNGRGIPIDPHPKFPGKSALEVILCTLHAGGKFSGDAYQTSGGLHGVGASVVNALSDSMVVQVARNKELFEQRFSRGIPLGPVEKIGAAPNRRGTTVTFHADEDIFGHHRFKPARLIKMVKSKAYLFSGVEIRWKSEIDDGETPAEAVFHFPGGLADYLAETLSGATAYSERPFAGSVDFKEKFNTPGKVDWAINWTPSRDGFIQSYCNTVPTPEGGTHEAGFWSAILKGIRAYGERVSNKKAAQITRDDLLTGGCALVSCFIREPEFVGQTKDRLATSEAARLVENAVRDHFDNWLAADTKSAGAILDFLVLRAEERLRRRQEKETARKTATKKLRLPGKLVDCSATNREGTELFIVEGDSAGGSAKMARDRVKQALLPLRGKILNVLGAASSKMGQNAEINDLCQALGVGMGSRFNVDDLRYDKVIIMTDADVDGAHIAALLMTFFFTQMRPMIDKGHLYLACPPLYRLTQGPHRIYVADDAEKERLMEKGLGGKGKIDVQRFKGLGEMDAKDLKDTTMNPKTRRLIRVSIDDDEGGETGDLVERLMGKKPELRFEYIQENARFVEELDV from the coding sequence ATGGCCGACGACCTTCTTTCCGCCGCCGATGCGAGCGTCAACAGCTACTCTGCCGCCTCGATCGAGGTACTGGAGGGGCTGGAACCTGTGCGCAAACGCCCCGGCATGTATATCGGCGGCACCGACGAACGCGCGCTGCACCATCTGGTCGCAGAGGTTCTGGACAACTCGATGGACGAGGCCGTCGCCGGCCACGCCACCCGGATCGAGATCGAACTGGCCGCCGATTTCAGTGTCACCATCCGTGACAACGGTCGCGGCATCCCGATTGATCCCCACCCCAAGTTTCCCGGCAAGTCGGCGCTGGAGGTGATTCTGTGCACCCTGCATGCGGGCGGCAAGTTTTCGGGCGATGCCTATCAGACCTCGGGCGGTCTGCACGGCGTTGGCGCATCGGTCGTGAACGCGCTGTCCGACAGCATGGTGGTGCAGGTTGCGCGAAACAAGGAACTGTTCGAGCAGCGGTTTTCGCGCGGCATCCCGCTGGGGCCGGTCGAAAAGATCGGCGCGGCGCCCAATCGCCGGGGCACGACCGTCACCTTCCACGCGGACGAAGACATCTTTGGCCATCATCGGTTCAAACCGGCGCGGCTGATCAAGATGGTGAAATCCAAGGCGTACCTGTTCAGCGGCGTCGAAATCCGCTGGAAATCGGAAATCGATGACGGGGAAACGCCGGCTGAGGCGGTGTTTCACTTTCCCGGCGGTCTGGCGGATTACCTGGCCGAAACCCTGTCTGGCGCGACCGCCTATTCCGAACGCCCCTTTGCCGGCAGTGTCGATTTCAAGGAAAAGTTCAACACGCCGGGCAAAGTCGACTGGGCGATCAACTGGACGCCGTCGCGCGACGGCTTCATCCAGTCCTATTGCAACACCGTGCCCACGCCCGAGGGCGGCACGCATGAGGCGGGCTTCTGGTCTGCGATTCTCAAGGGCATTCGCGCCTATGGCGAGCGCGTCAGCAACAAGAAGGCCGCGCAGATTACCCGCGATGACCTGCTGACGGGCGGCTGTGCGCTGGTGTCCTGCTTTATCCGGGAACCGGAATTCGTGGGCCAGACCAAGGACCGGCTTGCCACCAGCGAGGCCGCCCGACTGGTCGAGAATGCCGTGCGCGATCATTTCGACAACTGGCTGGCGGCGGACACGAAATCCGCCGGCGCGATCCTTGATTTCCTTGTCCTGCGGGCCGAGGAACGCCTGCGCCGCCGGCAGGAAAAGGAAACGGCGCGCAAGACCGCCACCAAGAAACTGCGCCTGCCCGGCAAGCTGGTCGATTGCAGCGCGACCAACCGCGAAGGCACCGAACTGTTCATCGTCGAGGGCGACAGCGCCGGCGGCAGTGCCAAGATGGCGCGCGACCGGGTCAAACAGGCGCTGCTGCCCCTGCGCGGCAAGATCCTGAACGTGCTGGGCGCGGCCAGTTCCAAGATGGGCCAGAACGCCGAAATCAACGATCTGTGTCAGGCGCTTGGCGTCGGCATGGGCAGTCGCTTCAACGTCGATGATCTGCGTTATGACAAGGTCATCATCATGACCGACGCCGACGTGGACGGCGCCCATATCGCGGCGCTGCTGATGACGTTCTTCTTTACCCAGATGCGCCCGATGATCGACAAGGGCCATCTCTATCTGGCCTGCCCGCCGCTATACCGGCTGACCCAGGGGCCGCATCGCATCTATGTCGCAGATGACGCCGAGAAAGAGCGGCTGATGGAAAAGGGTCTGGGCGGCAAGGGAAAAATCGACGTGCAACGGTTCAAGGGTCTGGGCGAAATGGACGCCAAGGACCTGAAAGACACGACCATGAACCCCAAGACACGCCGTCTGATCCGCGTGTCCATCGACGATGACGAGGGCGGCGAAACCGGCGATCTGGTCGAACGGCTGATGGGCAAGAAGCCGGAACTGCGCTTTGAGTATATTCAGGAAAACGCCCGGTTTGTCGAAGAGCTGGATGTCTGA
- a CDS encoding glutathione S-transferase family protein, with protein sequence MLTIHGVTRSRASRIIWLCHEIGLPFRQIPVIQAYRLPDASADNAPLNTRSPQFLKLSPAGAIPVIEDEGLVLSESMACTLYLARKHGQPFGPADPREDALMSQWSFYACSAIEIDALTILFLHSTGDAETSSGKAAIEAACDRLARPMQVVEDHLAANGNMVGRRFTVADINMAEVIRYAQGHKQLTGRFPAIRDWLDDCQSRPAFRKMWEARLTEAE encoded by the coding sequence ATGCTGACCATTCACGGCGTCACCCGTTCGCGCGCCTCGCGCATCATCTGGCTCTGCCACGAGATCGGTCTGCCCTTTCGCCAGATCCCCGTGATCCAGGCCTATCGCCTGCCTGACGCTTCTGCCGACAATGCGCCGCTGAACACACGCTCGCCCCAGTTTCTCAAGCTGTCTCCGGCCGGCGCGATCCCGGTCATCGAGGATGAGGGGCTGGTCCTGTCCGAATCGATGGCCTGCACGCTGTATCTCGCGCGCAAGCACGGCCAGCCCTTCGGCCCTGCCGATCCACGCGAAGACGCGCTGATGTCGCAATGGAGCTTTTATGCCTGCTCAGCGATCGAGATCGACGCCCTGACGATCCTGTTCCTGCACAGCACAGGCGATGCCGAGACCAGCAGTGGCAAGGCCGCGATAGAGGCCGCCTGCGACCGCCTCGCCCGCCCCATGCAGGTGGTCGAGGACCATCTTGCTGCAAACGGAAACATGGTCGGCAGGCGCTTTACCGTGGCCGATATCAACATGGCCGAGGTCATCCGCTATGCGCAGGGCCACAAGCAACTGACAGGCCGCTTTCCTGCCATTCGCGACTGGCTCGACGACTGCCAGTCCCGCCCGGCATTCCGCAAGATGTGGGAGGCGCGGCTGACCGAGGCCGAATGA